A genomic region of Bernardetia sp. ABR2-2B contains the following coding sequences:
- the yidC gene encoding membrane protein insertase YidC → MDKNQTIGLVLMSALLIAYMFFFSPSKEEQQAQEQRTAQIQDSIRIAQEAIAATQNGQNSETEQKVELDSATKALIADAKEVVLENDNIKVALSSLGAEVLNVELKDYQTFDGKPLILVDEQNSQIELSMPTSSGSVRIDKLGFQVQNATKDKVTFAGVVDGKPLEITYTLPKDGFELFYAIKTDAATQSLQLSWTDAIKRTDQNIELDRRETTINYYTIEDDFDYLSKGSTDAQTEVLENSVSWFSMKQRFFNAALITDRQFEKLTIGSAAVNETDSSTIKTLKVETSIPVSSLAADANARFYFGPNKHDINKAVTEGFQENTYLGWAILQPISLFIIIPLFDVLEKFIDNYGVLIIVMVFLIKMVLAPLTYKSYVAQARTKVLQPEINKIKEKYPDDQAKQSQETMKLNSEFGVNPLSGCLPMVLQMPIIFALFTFFPSAIQLRNEAFLWAGDLSTYDSILNLPFTIPFYGDHVSLFTLMMTASQILVTSVSTQQTSMANSPINPKVMMYGMPVMFMFVLNSFPAGLTLYYVTSNLVTLAQTLTIRKFFVNEEKIRAKLEIRREEKKKSGKKGSSFMQRMQDAMAQAQEQQAEAKAKKEGTPKNTNPNKKDKLK, encoded by the coding sequence ATGGATAAAAATCAAACCATCGGACTCGTCTTGATGTCAGCTTTGCTTATTGCATACATGTTCTTTTTTAGCCCTAGTAAGGAAGAGCAACAAGCACAAGAACAAAGAACAGCACAAATACAAGACAGCATCAGAATAGCACAAGAAGCTATTGCTGCCACACAAAATGGACAAAATTCTGAAACAGAACAAAAAGTAGAATTAGATTCTGCTACAAAAGCTTTGATTGCCGATGCAAAAGAAGTCGTTTTAGAAAACGATAATATCAAAGTTGCTTTATCTTCTTTGGGTGCAGAAGTTTTGAATGTAGAACTCAAAGACTATCAAACTTTTGATGGTAAGCCACTTATTTTGGTAGATGAGCAAAATAGCCAAATCGAACTTTCAATGCCTACTTCTTCTGGGAGTGTCAGAATTGATAAGTTAGGTTTTCAAGTTCAGAATGCTACAAAAGATAAAGTTACTTTTGCTGGTGTAGTAGATGGAAAACCATTAGAAATTACTTATACATTGCCTAAAGATGGTTTTGAATTGTTTTATGCCATCAAAACAGATGCTGCTACACAATCGTTACAACTTTCTTGGACGGATGCTATCAAACGTACTGACCAAAATATTGAATTAGATAGAAGAGAAACAACTATCAATTATTATACAATTGAAGATGATTTTGATTATTTAAGCAAAGGAAGTACAGATGCACAAACAGAAGTTTTAGAAAACTCGGTATCTTGGTTTTCTATGAAACAACGCTTTTTCAATGCTGCTCTTATTACTGACAGACAATTTGAAAAGCTAACGATTGGCTCGGCTGCTGTTAATGAAACAGACTCTTCTACTATCAAAACGCTAAAAGTAGAAACTTCTATTCCTGTTTCTTCGTTGGCTGCTGATGCAAATGCACGTTTTTACTTTGGTCCTAATAAGCACGATATTAATAAAGCTGTAACAGAAGGCTTCCAAGAAAATACCTATTTAGGTTGGGCTATTTTGCAACCAATCAGTTTGTTTATAATTATTCCATTATTTGATGTTTTGGAAAAATTTATTGATAATTATGGTGTTCTGATTATCGTTATGGTGTTTCTTATCAAGATGGTTTTAGCTCCTCTTACCTACAAATCGTATGTAGCACAAGCCAGAACAAAAGTTTTACAGCCAGAAATCAATAAGATAAAAGAGAAATATCCAGACGACCAAGCCAAACAATCACAAGAAACAATGAAACTCAATAGTGAGTTTGGGGTCAATCCGTTGAGTGGGTGTTTGCCGATGGTGTTGCAGATGCCAATTATTTTTGCGCTCTTTACGTTTTTCCCTAGTGCGATTCAACTTCGTAATGAAGCATTTTTATGGGCAGGTGATTTATCAACGTATGATTCTATCTTGAACTTGCCGTTTACAATTCCTTTCTATGGAGACCATGTGAGTTTATTTACTCTGATGATGACAGCTTCACAGATTTTGGTAACAAGTGTAAGTACACAACAAACTTCAATGGCAAATTCTCCTATCAATCCGAAAGTGATGATGTACGGAATGCCAGTTATGTTTATGTTTGTCTTGAACTCTTTCCCTGCTGGTCTGACACTTTATTACGTAACTTCAAACTTAGTTACATTAGCTCAAACGCTTACTATTCGTAAGTTCTTCGTTAATGAAGAAAAAATCAGAGCAAAACTAGAGATTCGTAGAGAAGAGAAAAAGAAAAGTGGTAAAAAAGGTTCTTCTTTTATGCAACGTATGCAAGATGCAATGGCTCAAGCACAAGAGCAACAAGCAGAAGCCAAAGCTAAAAAAGAAGGTACTCCGAAAAATACGAATCCAAATAAAAAGGATAAATTGAAATAA
- a CDS encoding HAMP domain-containing sensor histidine kinase, with translation MKIEGLIGAKQVRYIIALMSLAMLGLIGLQFYWISTTVHLNKSRFKQNVHQALEKVATRLEKHEAIYVMKSNADQMSGQLISTLDSITRAQKTNSALTYELQFKVKNEVTSTQQSTEIILEPMKRYDIRDPKMIWEETQRRKVNRSQILSVIAEKLFFQNQEKPIQQRTSRPVIDSILREEMHNKGITLEYDFAVFNHSQKSWFFTSPSTSSECLVETNYCTKLFPNDMRNPDNLLCVYFPTESKYILGKMAMILSSSIIFIGVIILCFAAAIYTIIRQKKVSEVTNDFINNMTHEFKTPIATISLAREILQDSSVQQNPEKTNRYLGVIADESKRLSSQVENVLQAAKLDRKDLKLNFKSLDIHQIIEKVIRNSAVQVENRGGKIFTDLRAAQTLVEGDQVHITSIVSNLIDNANKYSPNVPRIEVQTQNTSNGIEIKFIDEGQGIPKKVVSKIFDKFYRVPTGNVHNVKGFGLGLSYVKSMVEAHHGTISVESEIGKGSVFTIRLPFKQPV, from the coding sequence ATGAAAATAGAAGGATTAATAGGTGCAAAACAAGTACGTTATATTATAGCTCTGATGAGTTTGGCAATGCTCGGACTTATAGGGCTACAATTTTATTGGATAAGCACGACAGTTCATCTCAATAAATCTCGTTTCAAGCAAAACGTTCATCAAGCACTTGAAAAAGTAGCTACTCGCTTGGAAAAACATGAAGCCATTTATGTAATGAAAAGTAATGCAGACCAAATGAGTGGACAGCTTATTTCTACGTTAGATTCAATTACAAGAGCGCAAAAAACCAACTCGGCACTTACTTATGAGCTTCAATTTAAAGTAAAAAATGAAGTAACATCTACCCAACAAAGCACAGAGATTATTCTTGAGCCAATGAAAAGGTATGACATAAGAGACCCAAAAATGATTTGGGAAGAAACACAACGCAGAAAGGTAAATAGGTCTCAAATTTTGTCTGTTATTGCTGAAAAATTATTTTTTCAAAATCAAGAAAAACCAATTCAACAACGTACTAGTCGCCCTGTTATTGATTCTATTTTAAGAGAAGAAATGCACAATAAAGGAATTACATTAGAGTATGATTTTGCTGTTTTCAATCATTCTCAAAAAAGTTGGTTTTTTACTTCTCCTTCTACAAGTAGCGAATGTTTGGTAGAAACGAACTATTGCACCAAGCTTTTTCCAAATGATATGCGTAATCCAGATAACTTATTGTGTGTCTATTTTCCTACTGAATCTAAATATATTTTAGGTAAAATGGCAATGATATTATCTTCTTCAATTATTTTTATTGGTGTAATTATCCTTTGTTTTGCTGCTGCAATTTATACGATTATTCGTCAGAAGAAAGTCTCTGAAGTCACCAATGACTTTATCAATAATATGACTCATGAGTTCAAAACTCCTATCGCAACTATTTCTCTTGCTCGTGAGATTTTACAAGACTCTAGTGTTCAGCAAAATCCAGAAAAAACAAATCGTTATTTGGGAGTAATTGCAGACGAAAGCAAACGACTTAGCTCACAGGTAGAAAATGTATTACAAGCTGCAAAACTAGATAGAAAAGATTTAAAGCTAAATTTCAAATCATTAGATATTCATCAAATTATCGAAAAGGTAATTCGTAATAGTGCCGTACAGGTAGAAAATAGAGGAGGAAAAATTTTTACAGACTTGAGAGCAGCTCAAACACTTGTAGAAGGCGACCAAGTGCATATCACAAGCATTGTTTCAAATTTGATAGATAATGCAAATAAATATTCGCCCAATGTTCCACGCATCGAAGTACAAACTCAAAATACTTCAAATGGAATTGAAATCAAATTTATTGATGAAGGACAAGGGATTCCGAAAAAAGTAGTCAGTAAGATTTTTGATAAATTTTACCGAGTACCAACAGGAAATGTACACAATGTAAAAGGATTTGGATTAGGACTTAGCTATGTAAAATCTATGGTGGAAGCACACCACGGAACTATTAGTGTAGAAAGTGAAATCGGAAAAGGCTCTGTTTTTACGATACGATTACCTTTCAAACAGCCTGTTTAG
- the murB gene encoding UDP-N-acetylmuramate dehydrogenase, whose translation MKSQILQNISLKPYNTFGIDCTAKSFVEVKTVEQLLNILEMVKAEQPKFPSIFILGGGSNVLFLKDFDGLIIKNSITGIEKVKENEKDITLYVSAGENWHNFVLFCLENNYGGVENLSLIPGTVGAAPMQNIGAYGVEIRNVVERVKVIDRKTNKQFWISNKQCQFGYRSSIFKHEAKDKYIIIGVEFRLTKENHVLNTSYGAIKDALENDTPTIQEISKAIISIRESKLPNPKEIGNGGSFFKNPEILSNQFEKLKEEFPAIVGYPISDEITKVPAGWLIEKCGWKGKVVGNTGAHKNQALVLVNYGNAKGEEVWNLAKEIQQSVFNKFGIEIEPEINIVG comes from the coding sequence ATGAAATCTCAAATTCTACAAAATATCTCTTTAAAACCGTACAATACATTTGGCATAGACTGCACAGCCAAAAGTTTTGTAGAAGTAAAAACAGTTGAGCAGCTCCTAAATATTTTGGAAATGGTAAAAGCAGAACAGCCGAAGTTTCCATCTATTTTTATTTTGGGAGGAGGAAGTAATGTTCTGTTTTTAAAAGATTTTGACGGATTAATAATCAAAAATTCTATTACAGGAATAGAAAAAGTAAAAGAGAATGAAAAAGACATTACTCTTTATGTATCAGCAGGTGAAAACTGGCATAATTTCGTGCTTTTTTGCTTGGAAAATAATTATGGAGGCGTAGAAAACTTATCCCTTATCCCTGGAACAGTAGGAGCTGCACCCATGCAAAATATTGGAGCTTATGGAGTAGAGATTCGCAATGTTGTGGAGCGAGTAAAAGTAATTGATAGGAAAACAAACAAGCAATTTTGGATTTCAAATAAACAATGTCAATTTGGTTATCGTAGTAGTATTTTCAAACACGAAGCAAAAGATAAATACATTATTATTGGTGTAGAATTTAGACTAACTAAAGAAAACCATGTCTTAAATACGTCTTATGGAGCAATTAAAGATGCCTTAGAAAATGATACTCCAACAATTCAAGAAATAAGCAAAGCAATTATTTCTATTAGAGAATCTAAATTACCTAATCCAAAAGAGATTGGAAATGGAGGAAGTTTTTTCAAAAACCCTGAAATTCTGAGTAATCAATTTGAAAAATTAAAAGAAGAGTTTCCTGCTATTGTTGGTTATCCAATTTCTGATGAAATAACAAAAGTTCCTGCTGGTTGGCTTATAGAAAAGTGTGGTTGGAAAGGAAAAGTAGTCGGAAATACAGGCGCACACAAAAATCAGGCGCTCGTTTTGGTAAACTATGGCAATGCAAAAGGAGAAGAAGTTTGGAATCTAGCTAAAGAAATTCAACAATCTGTTTTTAATAAATTTGGAATAGAAATAGAACCTGAAATTAATATTGTAGGGTAA
- a CDS encoding amidase family protein, producing MRYTLLFLLLFIFSCQSSDQKNEEKNETTSEITEQTFTIPEWKPYDESDELTQSLNNESSRMQYKLIQSKILDKNDIWKNVAPQISNFSEEEYQKLTPLILEQNIPTIQNHIKEGNLSYEKLVQWYLYRIVKYENNRETSLHTIISINPNAVEEAKQRDKNTQAENNHAIFGMPILLKDNINFDKLPTTAGAEALKNNMTSNAFIVERIQEKGGIILGKVNLSEWANYLHDNGPNGYSAIGGQTLNPYGRKQFDTGGSSAGSGTSVAANYAVAAVGTETAGSILSPASSSSIVGLKPTIGLLSRGGIVPISSMLDTPGPMTKNIIDNAILLSAMTGEDAKDTATKGQNQQLNYAQNLEIDLKGMRFGANKAFMEDSLYLSMIEKIKSLGAEVVEFSFDEMNFDNFLQLLNADMKRDLPSYFQNYAGNSVSFTSAKDIVEYNLQDTLVRIPYAQARFDGIVADKTTDEELEKLKISMNTEAVNLFEKPMKKLNLDCILSINNWNAAEAALAKYPCLTLPMGYRADGQPAGITLISRPFEEQKLLKVGFAIEEATKSRKLPQGYN from the coding sequence ATGAGATATACACTTTTATTTCTTTTACTATTTATTTTTTCGTGTCAGTCTTCTGACCAAAAAAACGAAGAAAAAAATGAAACTACTTCTGAAATTACAGAACAAACCTTTACTATTCCAGAATGGAAACCCTACGATGAATCTGACGAACTTACTCAAAGCCTTAACAATGAATCATCAAGAATGCAGTACAAACTCATTCAATCTAAAATTTTAGATAAAAATGATATTTGGAAAAATGTAGCTCCTCAAATCAGTAATTTTTCAGAAGAAGAGTATCAAAAGCTAACTCCTTTGATTTTGGAACAAAATATTCCAACAATTCAAAATCATATCAAAGAAGGAAATTTGAGTTATGAAAAACTGGTGCAATGGTATTTGTACAGAATTGTAAAATATGAAAACAATAGAGAAACTTCTCTTCATACTATTATTTCTATCAATCCAAATGCAGTAGAGGAAGCCAAACAAAGAGATAAAAATACTCAAGCTGAAAATAATCACGCCATTTTTGGAATGCCTATTTTACTAAAAGATAATATCAATTTTGATAAACTTCCAACCACAGCAGGAGCAGAAGCACTCAAAAACAATATGACTTCAAATGCTTTCATAGTAGAGCGCATACAAGAAAAAGGAGGAATTATTTTGGGCAAAGTAAATCTAAGTGAATGGGCAAATTATTTACACGATAACGGGCCGAATGGATATAGCGCAATCGGTGGACAAACACTAAATCCTTACGGAAGAAAACAGTTTGATACAGGTGGTTCTAGTGCAGGAAGTGGAACATCAGTAGCTGCAAATTATGCTGTTGCAGCAGTTGGAACAGAAACAGCAGGTTCTATTTTGTCTCCAGCTAGTTCTAGTAGTATTGTTGGTTTGAAACCTACGATTGGGCTTTTGAGTAGAGGTGGAATTGTTCCTATTTCTAGTATGCTAGACACGCCCGGTCCAATGACAAAAAATATAATAGATAATGCTATTTTGTTATCTGCAATGACTGGCGAAGATGCAAAAGATACAGCTACAAAAGGACAAAATCAGCAACTCAACTATGCTCAAAATTTAGAAATAGATTTGAAGGGAATGCGTTTTGGTGCAAATAAAGCCTTTATGGAAGATTCTCTGTATCTTTCTATGATTGAAAAAATTAAATCTTTAGGTGCAGAAGTAGTAGAGTTTTCTTTTGATGAAATGAACTTTGATAACTTTCTACAACTTTTAAATGCTGATATGAAAAGAGATTTGCCTTCTTATTTTCAAAATTATGCAGGAAATTCAGTTTCCTTTACTTCTGCAAAAGATATTGTAGAATATAATCTTCAAGATACGTTAGTTCGCATTCCTTATGCACAAGCTCGTTTTGATGGAATTGTGGCAGACAAAACTACTGATGAAGAATTAGAAAAACTGAAAATTAGTATGAATACAGAAGCAGTTAATCTTTTTGAAAAGCCAATGAAAAAGTTAAATCTTGATTGTATTTTGTCTATCAATAACTGGAATGCTGCCGAAGCTGCACTAGCAAAATATCCTTGCTTGACTCTTCCGATGGGTTATAGAGCTGACGGACAACCTGCTGGAATTACGCTGATTTCTCGTCCTTTCGAAGAGCAAAAATTGCTAAAAGTTGGCTTTGCTATCGAAGAGGCTACAAAAAGTAGAAAATTACCTCAAGGATATAATTGA
- a CDS encoding DUF3817 domain-containing protein, which translates to MTSNSKLLQFLRILGVVEGISFLVILFITMPLKYIWEMPEPNKIVGMAHGILFIAYCLLVLIVGYKLKWKLLTIFWALLASIIPFGTFVADKKIFKEEQEM; encoded by the coding sequence ATGACTTCAAATTCAAAACTCCTTCAATTTTTACGTATTCTTGGTGTGGTAGAAGGTATTTCTTTTCTTGTTATCCTTTTTATTACGATGCCTCTTAAGTATATTTGGGAAATGCCAGAACCAAATAAAATTGTCGGAATGGCACACGGAATTTTATTTATTGCCTATTGTCTTTTAGTTTTGATTGTGGGCTACAAACTCAAATGGAAATTACTCACTATTTTTTGGGCATTATTGGCTTCTATTATTCCTTTTGGGACATTCGTGGCTGACAAGAAGATTTTTAAGGAAGAGCAAGAAATGTAG
- a CDS encoding L-threonylcarbamoyladenylate synthase — translation MAELLKIHPDNPQESKIQKVVETLKNGGVIIYPTDTVYGIGCDFTNTKAVEKVCKIKGIDPKKMHLSFICYDLSDISLYAHRVSNHVFKVMKKALPGAFTFILDSSNKVPKVGGVKKNQVGIRVPDHKIPRMIVQELGNPIVTTSLYDKEGKPMTDPSLMKEEYEHQVDLVIDAGMGEIEASTVIRCIEDTIILLRQGAGDIEKFTDVLSKEEAESLLVEEE, via the coding sequence ATGGCAGAACTCCTCAAAATACACCCAGATAATCCACAAGAAAGTAAGATTCAAAAGGTGGTCGAAACGTTAAAAAATGGTGGTGTAATTATTTATCCTACTGATACAGTTTATGGAATAGGTTGTGATTTTACAAATACAAAAGCTGTTGAAAAAGTCTGTAAAATTAAGGGAATTGACCCTAAAAAAATGCACCTTTCTTTCATTTGTTATGATTTGAGTGATATTAGTTTGTACGCTCATAGAGTAAGCAATCATGTCTTTAAAGTAATGAAAAAAGCTCTACCGGGGGCATTTACTTTTATTTTAGATTCAAGTAATAAAGTACCCAAAGTAGGTGGAGTAAAGAAAAACCAAGTAGGTATTCGTGTTCCTGACCACAAAATTCCTAGAATGATTGTACAAGAATTAGGAAACCCTATCGTAACTACTTCTCTTTATGACAAAGAAGGTAAACCAATGACAGACCCGTCACTCATGAAAGAAGAATATGAGCATCAAGTAGATTTAGTTATTGATGCAGGAATGGGAGAAATTGAGGCTTCTACGGTTATTCGTTGTATTGAAGATACTATTATTTTGCTTCGCCAAGGAGCTGGAGATATAGAAAAATTTACAGATGTGCTTTCGAAAGAGGAAGCAGAATCACTTCTAGTAGAAGAAGAGTAA
- a CDS encoding tetratricopeptide repeat protein, with the protein MTKSIIKSIVAGTVFAAGSLIANGAFAQNGALINAEFYVSPNEAKYEKALEKVRQATYHKKTKDKAKTYYVRAKVFTAIYEAGLEDEEVAALVENPIDSAFASIEKALEMEKAEGKDKYTKRIEDPVFQSDLGMETGLQARLKNAILTKVQKYQDAEDFESAYVTMLPLATYVSSDTTNLIYTGYFANKSEKFGEAAKYYEQLGDMDEYTGAMEAYQSAAYSYYQLEDSTNFLRILEKGAERFPKETYFVTNIADVYIKRKDYTKAIELLKKANEIEPSTKTLTNIAIMYQSEGQPKESAEYYKKVLELDPQDYDATFALAINYYRRAADVYNKLEVEEQEPEHQKMKPILEDAEQSINYAKKAIEINDEDITLYNILKDLYTMKDDTENAKLMKKKIDAKK; encoded by the coding sequence ATGACAAAGTCAATAATAAAATCAATAGTAGCAGGAACTGTATTTGCAGCTGGTTCGCTTATTGCAAATGGAGCTTTTGCACAAAACGGTGCGCTTATTAATGCAGAATTTTATGTTAGCCCTAACGAAGCAAAATATGAAAAGGCATTAGAGAAAGTTCGTCAGGCTACTTACCACAAAAAAACAAAAGATAAAGCTAAAACATATTATGTAAGAGCAAAGGTTTTTACAGCAATTTATGAAGCAGGTTTAGAAGACGAAGAAGTAGCTGCTCTTGTAGAAAACCCAATAGATAGTGCATTTGCTTCTATTGAGAAAGCTTTAGAAATGGAAAAAGCAGAAGGAAAAGATAAATATACAAAACGAATAGAAGACCCTGTTTTTCAGAGTGATTTAGGAATGGAAACAGGCTTACAGGCACGTCTGAAAAATGCCATTTTAACTAAAGTACAGAAATATCAAGATGCAGAAGATTTTGAGAGTGCTTATGTAACAATGTTACCTCTCGCTACCTATGTTTCTAGTGATACAACCAACCTAATTTATACAGGTTATTTTGCTAACAAGTCTGAAAAGTTTGGTGAGGCAGCTAAGTATTACGAACAACTTGGAGACATGGACGAGTACACAGGTGCTATGGAAGCCTATCAATCAGCTGCTTATTCTTACTATCAGTTAGAAGATAGTACAAATTTTCTTAGAATATTAGAAAAAGGAGCAGAACGCTTTCCAAAAGAGACTTACTTTGTTACTAATATTGCCGATGTATATATAAAACGAAAGGATTACACAAAAGCAATTGAGTTATTAAAGAAAGCTAATGAAATAGAGCCTAGCACAAAAACTCTGACAAATATCGCTATTATGTATCAGAGTGAAGGGCAACCTAAAGAGTCAGCAGAATACTATAAAAAAGTCTTAGAGCTAGACCCTCAAGATTATGATGCTACTTTTGCATTAGCTATCAATTATTATAGACGAGCTGCAGATGTATATAACAAACTAGAAGTAGAAGAACAAGAACCTGAACATCAGAAAATGAAACCTATTTTAGAAGATGCAGAACAATCTATTAATTATGCGAAAAAAGCAATCGAAATCAATGATGAGGATATAACGCTTTACAATATATTGAAAGATTTATATACTATGAAAGACGATACAGAGAATGCAAAACTAATGAAGAAAAAAATAGACGCAAAAAAATAA
- a CDS encoding septal ring lytic transglycosylase RlpA family protein: MKLKHIFYCAVLPFALLQLSGTNEYDYQKLGYTQKGKASYYGTKFHGRPTASGEKYNMYDATAAHKKILFNSLVEVTNKNNGKTAIVRVNDRGPFKPGRIIDLSYATAKKLDMVRDGVVNIEIRLLRAGADGTTLSPKGSESKTKRRKPRRKVNIKKAQKKNKYLPRIYSIWGTQKYPEAFGVQIGSYKDLKNAVQKGKDSMAAGFDEVYIRVTWTADRSQRLFRVSVGDMNATQARDFAKKLDKKGFRGCFPKAHFND; the protein is encoded by the coding sequence ATGAAGTTAAAACACATTTTCTACTGTGCAGTTCTGCCTTTTGCCTTATTACAATTGAGTGGAACAAACGAATATGATTATCAGAAGCTAGGTTATACACAAAAAGGAAAAGCCTCTTACTACGGAACAAAATTTCATGGCAGACCCACAGCAAGTGGCGAAAAATACAATATGTATGATGCTACGGCTGCCCACAAAAAAATATTATTCAATAGTTTGGTAGAAGTTACCAATAAAAATAACGGTAAAACAGCCATTGTACGAGTAAATGACCGAGGTCCTTTCAAACCAGGGCGAATTATTGACCTTTCTTATGCAACAGCAAAAAAACTAGACATGGTTCGTGATGGAGTTGTAAACATAGAAATTCGCCTTTTACGTGCAGGTGCAGATGGAACAACTCTTTCTCCAAAAGGTTCTGAAAGTAAAACAAAAAGAAGAAAACCACGCAGAAAAGTAAATATCAAAAAAGCACAAAAGAAAAATAAATATTTACCTCGTATTTATAGTATTTGGGGAACTCAAAAATACCCAGAAGCTTTTGGTGTGCAGATTGGAAGCTACAAAGACTTGAAAAATGCTGTCCAAAAAGGAAAAGATTCTATGGCAGCAGGATTTGATGAAGTGTATATCCGTGTTACTTGGACGGCTGACCGTTCGCAACGTCTTTTTAGAGTTTCGGTAGGTGACATGAATGCTACACAAGCTAGAGATTTTGCAAAAAAATTAGATAAAAAAGGTTTTAGAGGTTGTTTTCCAAAGGCGCATTTTAATGATTAA